One window of the Anaeromyxobacter dehalogenans 2CP-C genome contains the following:
- a CDS encoding ammonia-forming cytochrome c nitrite reductase subunit c552, with translation MTVETQSPRKRALVVGAIAAVFALAAVLAAVVLVDVAQKKAEARNPVVRVVELTDETEDPAIWGKNFPVEYDLYKRTADMVRTKHGGSEAMPRTPSDGDPRSVTAQSKTDADPRLKTMWAGYAFAADFREERGHAYMLDDQFFTQRQVVAKQPGTCGQCHASVYVPMKKLGNGDIFKGFEALNKMPYSEAKQHFKHPVSCIDCHDPASMDLRVTRPGFLEGIRAYKASLGVKDYDPNTMATRQEMRAYVCGQCHVEYYFKGPEKRLTFPWSKGLKADEIVSYYDEVGFKDWVHKESGAPALKAQHPEFEMWNQGIHARSGVACADCHMPYMRVGGTKVSDHQVRSPVLNLNRACQGCHKWPEAELKGRVEAIQDKHMQLREQAFDALVALIGEIKAAREAGKTDDQLVAARYLQRRAQFLFDFVEAENSTGFHAPQESARVLFESIDASRQGQLALRDPSFKPTVAVVNVSTAPAPAAPATPAVVPAVLK, from the coding sequence ATGACCGTCGAGACCCAGTCCCCGAGGAAGCGCGCGCTCGTCGTCGGCGCGATCGCCGCCGTGTTCGCGCTCGCCGCCGTCCTCGCCGCCGTGGTCCTGGTGGACGTCGCCCAGAAGAAGGCCGAGGCGCGCAACCCGGTGGTGCGCGTCGTGGAGCTCACCGACGAGACCGAGGACCCCGCAATCTGGGGGAAGAACTTCCCGGTCGAGTACGACCTCTACAAGCGGACCGCCGACATGGTGCGGACCAAGCACGGCGGGTCCGAGGCGATGCCGCGCACGCCGAGCGACGGCGATCCGCGCAGCGTCACCGCCCAGTCCAAGACCGACGCCGACCCGCGCCTCAAGACCATGTGGGCCGGCTACGCGTTCGCCGCCGACTTCCGCGAGGAGCGCGGCCACGCGTACATGCTCGACGACCAGTTCTTCACGCAGCGCCAGGTGGTCGCGAAGCAGCCCGGCACCTGCGGCCAGTGCCACGCGTCGGTGTACGTGCCCATGAAGAAGCTCGGGAACGGCGACATCTTCAAGGGCTTCGAGGCGCTCAACAAGATGCCGTACTCCGAGGCGAAGCAGCACTTCAAGCACCCGGTGTCCTGCATCGACTGCCACGACCCGGCCTCCATGGACCTGCGCGTCACGCGCCCCGGGTTCCTCGAAGGCATCCGCGCGTACAAGGCGTCGCTGGGCGTGAAGGACTACGACCCGAACACCATGGCCACGCGGCAGGAGATGCGCGCGTACGTCTGCGGCCAGTGCCACGTCGAGTACTACTTCAAGGGGCCGGAGAAGCGGCTGACCTTCCCCTGGTCGAAGGGCCTCAAGGCCGACGAGATCGTCTCGTACTACGACGAGGTCGGGTTCAAGGACTGGGTGCACAAGGAGAGCGGCGCGCCCGCGCTCAAGGCCCAGCACCCCGAGTTCGAGATGTGGAACCAGGGCATCCACGCCCGCTCCGGCGTGGCCTGCGCCGACTGCCACATGCCGTACATGCGGGTGGGCGGCACCAAGGTCTCGGATCACCAGGTCCGCAGCCCGGTGCTGAACCTGAACCGCGCCTGCCAGGGCTGCCACAAGTGGCCGGAGGCGGAGCTGAAGGGGCGCGTGGAGGCGATCCAGGACAAGCACATGCAGCTCCGCGAGCAGGCCTTCGACGCCCTCGTCGCGCTCATCGGCGAGATCAAGGCCGCGCGCGAGGCGGGCAAGACCGACGACCAGCTCGTCGCCGCCCGCTACCTGCAGCGCCGCGCCCAGTTCCTGTTCGACTTCGTCGAGGCCGAGAACTCCACCGGCTTCCACGCGCCGCAGGAGTCCGCCCGCGTGCTGTTCGAGTCCATCGACGCCTCGCGCCAGGGTCAGCTCGCGCTGCGCGATCCGTCGTTCAAGCCGACCGTGGCGGTGGTGAACGTCTCCACCGCGCCCGCCCCCGCGGCGCCCGCCACCCCGGCGGTGGTCCCCGCGGTCCTGAAGTAG
- a CDS encoding fibronectin type III domain-containing protein — protein sequence MTTRMLRHWARLALALASIGWAADAPRAASSAGGSQQTRVSQAQRDAAAAGSGLVVQSLDAAMTTATMAAPGSAPHYFGPYANYANSPLRLADATVSITGAGTGATATATVDLVTGAVTGVAVTAPGTGYLADGSTLVTVTSAATTATGAAATAVVDPVTGAVTAITLDAPGTGYVTPGIRKFVNGLPGLGAAAANDLGQYIPVAVPDTTTYPGSDYYEIAVVQYREQLHSDLPPTLLRGYVQLATAVVPGAGVPLVGTDGLPIALPGGQQAVGVDRPHSLGPAILATKDRPVRILFRNLLPTGQGGELFLPVDTTVMGAGMGPDMGGMAEPDPRSPMCGMTPKPMGCFAENRATLHLHGGITPWISDGTPHQWITPAGDSTTYPKGVSVTNVPDMPDPGPGAMTFFYTNQQSARLMFYHDHAWGITRLNVYAGEAAAYVISDPAEDALVAQGIIPGLAETLPLIVQDKTFVPPEPQLAAQDPTWDLARWGGLGSLWVPHVYMPAQNPGDASGVNQFGRWAYGPWFWPPTSNIDYPPIANPYYDPACDPGAGWCEPPLVPGTPWLSMGMEAFNDTPTVNGTVYPTVTLEPRTYRLRILNAANDRFFNLQLYVADASGTEVALNAAEVQAALADPAGVFPTPDTALSPPGPSFVQIGTEGGFLPSPVVVPPQPITWVTDPTVFNAGNVDKHALLLGPAERADVIVDLSAFAGQTLILYNDAPAAFPARDPRYDYYTGNPDLTSTGGAPSTPPGFGPNTRTVMQIKVSGSTPAAPFDLGALRAAFAHKADGTGVFESSQHPIVVGQEPYNAALGTAFQANGPRAGLVQIYDELFAFDTVSGVPLTMPLQRKAIQDEMGEAFEKEYGRMSGNLGLEAPNAQAGQQQNLILYPYVNPASEVLAGIVLPPGVDVTPITTTDDGTQLWKITHNGVDTHPIHFHLFDIQLVNRVGWDGIVRRPDANELGWKDTVRISPLEDTIVAMRPVVPKLPFGLPHSVRPLNPMMPLGSPDGFNSVDANGNPVSPALTNVMTDFGWEYVWHCHILSHEEMDMMRPMAVSVATTLPYPPTGVTVAPGAGGVDLAWIDATPVSYAGTATWGDPSNEIGFRVERAPIGNNGKAGAYVSLGTTLANQARFRDATADPALTYSYRIVAVSSAGESVSAPVGGPLPAAPQAPTNAVATLAAGPSVALTWRDNATSEAYFVLERSVDGGAFAYLSAPPARSNTGTVTFTDPAVSSGHTYQYRVSAVNAGGSSAPAVSNAVTVVSPPLPPSGLAGTAVRSGKKANVTLTWVDGSTDETGFELQRATNASFTVGLNTSTLAANTVTVTQTGLYRGVTYSYRIRAVNGGGASAWSNVATVVTP from the coding sequence ATGACGACGAGGATGCTTCGGCACTGGGCACGGCTGGCGCTGGCCCTGGCGTCGATCGGCTGGGCGGCGGACGCACCGCGGGCGGCGTCCAGCGCGGGCGGCTCGCAGCAGACGCGGGTCTCGCAGGCGCAGCGCGACGCGGCGGCCGCCGGCTCCGGCCTGGTGGTCCAGAGCCTGGACGCCGCCATGACGACGGCGACCATGGCCGCGCCGGGCTCGGCGCCGCACTACTTCGGCCCCTACGCGAACTACGCCAACAGCCCGCTCCGGCTGGCGGATGCGACCGTGAGCATCACCGGGGCCGGCACGGGGGCGACCGCCACCGCCACCGTGGACCTCGTCACCGGCGCCGTCACCGGCGTCGCGGTCACCGCCCCCGGGACCGGCTACCTCGCCGACGGGAGCACCCTCGTCACCGTCACCAGCGCCGCCACCACCGCGACCGGCGCGGCCGCGACGGCGGTGGTGGATCCGGTCACCGGCGCGGTGACCGCCATCACGCTGGACGCGCCGGGCACGGGCTACGTCACCCCGGGCATCCGCAAGTTCGTGAACGGGCTGCCCGGGCTCGGCGCCGCCGCCGCCAACGACCTCGGCCAGTACATCCCCGTGGCCGTCCCCGACACCACCACGTACCCGGGCTCCGACTACTACGAGATCGCGGTCGTGCAGTACCGCGAGCAGCTCCACTCGGACCTGCCGCCCACGCTGCTGCGCGGCTACGTGCAGCTCGCCACGGCGGTGGTCCCCGGCGCCGGCGTCCCGCTGGTGGGGACCGACGGCCTGCCCATCGCGCTCCCCGGCGGGCAGCAGGCGGTCGGGGTGGACCGCCCGCACTCCCTGGGGCCGGCCATCCTCGCCACGAAGGACCGCCCGGTCCGGATCCTGTTCCGCAACCTGCTCCCGACCGGTCAGGGCGGCGAGCTGTTCCTGCCGGTGGACACGACGGTGATGGGCGCGGGCATGGGCCCGGACATGGGCGGCATGGCCGAGCCGGATCCGCGCAGCCCGATGTGCGGCATGACGCCGAAGCCGATGGGCTGCTTCGCGGAGAACCGGGCCACGCTGCACCTCCACGGCGGCATCACGCCGTGGATCAGCGACGGCACCCCGCACCAGTGGATCACGCCGGCGGGCGACTCGACCACGTATCCGAAGGGCGTCAGCGTGACGAACGTGCCCGACATGCCGGATCCCGGCCCGGGCGCGATGACGTTCTTCTACACGAACCAGCAGAGCGCGCGGCTCATGTTCTACCACGACCACGCGTGGGGCATCACCCGGCTCAACGTCTACGCCGGCGAGGCCGCGGCCTACGTGATCTCCGACCCGGCCGAGGACGCGCTCGTCGCGCAGGGGATCATCCCCGGGCTGGCCGAGACGCTGCCGCTCATCGTGCAGGACAAGACGTTCGTGCCGCCCGAGCCGCAGCTCGCCGCGCAGGATCCGACCTGGGACCTCGCGCGCTGGGGCGGGCTGGGCAGCCTCTGGGTCCCGCACGTCTACATGCCGGCGCAGAACCCCGGTGACGCGAGCGGCGTGAACCAGTTCGGGCGCTGGGCCTACGGGCCGTGGTTCTGGCCGCCCACGTCCAACATCGACTACCCGCCCATCGCGAACCCGTACTACGACCCGGCCTGCGACCCGGGCGCCGGCTGGTGCGAGCCGCCGCTGGTCCCGGGCACGCCGTGGCTGTCCATGGGCATGGAGGCGTTCAACGACACGCCCACGGTGAACGGCACCGTCTATCCCACGGTGACGCTCGAGCCGAGGACCTACCGCCTCCGCATCCTGAACGCGGCCAACGACCGCTTCTTCAACCTGCAGCTCTACGTCGCCGACGCGAGCGGCACCGAGGTGGCGCTGAACGCCGCCGAGGTGCAGGCGGCGCTGGCGGATCCCGCCGGCGTGTTCCCCACGCCCGACACGGCGCTCAGCCCGCCCGGCCCGAGCTTCGTGCAGATCGGCACCGAGGGCGGCTTCCTGCCGTCGCCGGTGGTGGTGCCGCCGCAGCCCATCACCTGGGTGACCGACCCCACCGTGTTCAACGCGGGCAACGTGGACAAGCACGCCCTGCTGCTCGGCCCCGCCGAGCGCGCCGACGTGATCGTGGACCTGTCGGCGTTCGCGGGGCAGACGCTCATCCTCTACAACGACGCGCCCGCCGCGTTCCCCGCGCGCGACCCGCGCTACGACTACTACACCGGCAACCCGGACCTGACCTCGACCGGCGGCGCGCCCTCCACGCCGCCCGGCTTCGGCCCGAACACCCGCACCGTCATGCAGATCAAGGTGAGCGGGAGCACCCCGGCCGCGCCGTTCGACCTCGGGGCGCTGCGGGCGGCGTTCGCGCACAAGGCCGACGGGACCGGCGTGTTCGAGTCCTCCCAGCACCCCATCGTCGTCGGCCAGGAGCCGTACAACGCCGCGCTCGGCACCGCCTTCCAGGCGAACGGCCCGCGCGCCGGCCTGGTGCAGATCTACGACGAGCTGTTCGCGTTCGACACCGTCTCCGGCGTGCCGCTCACCATGCCGCTGCAGCGCAAGGCCATCCAGGACGAGATGGGCGAGGCGTTCGAGAAGGAGTACGGGCGCATGAGCGGCAACCTCGGCCTGGAGGCGCCCAACGCGCAGGCGGGCCAGCAGCAGAACCTGATCCTGTACCCCTACGTCAACCCGGCCAGCGAGGTCCTCGCCGGCATCGTGCTGCCGCCCGGCGTGGACGTGACCCCGATCACCACGACCGACGACGGCACCCAGCTCTGGAAGATCACGCACAACGGCGTGGACACGCACCCCATCCACTTCCACCTGTTCGACATCCAGCTCGTCAACCGCGTCGGCTGGGACGGCATCGTCCGCCGGCCGGACGCGAACGAGCTCGGCTGGAAGGACACGGTGCGGATCAGCCCGCTCGAGGACACCATCGTGGCGATGCGGCCCGTCGTCCCGAAGCTCCCGTTCGGCCTGCCGCACAGCGTCCGCCCGCTCAACCCGATGATGCCGCTCGGCTCGCCGGACGGCTTCAACAGCGTGGACGCGAACGGCAACCCCGTCAGCCCGGCGCTCACCAACGTCATGACCGACTTCGGCTGGGAGTACGTCTGGCACTGCCACATCCTCAGCCACGAGGAGATGGACATGATGCGGCCCATGGCCGTCTCGGTCGCGACGACCCTGCCGTACCCGCCCACCGGCGTCACGGTGGCGCCCGGCGCGGGCGGCGTGGACCTCGCCTGGATCGACGCCACGCCGGTGAGCTACGCCGGCACGGCGACCTGGGGTGACCCGTCGAACGAGATCGGCTTCCGCGTGGAGCGGGCGCCCATCGGGAACAACGGGAAGGCGGGCGCGTACGTCTCGCTCGGCACCACGCTCGCGAACCAGGCGCGGTTCCGCGACGCCACCGCCGACCCGGCGCTGACCTACAGCTACCGGATCGTGGCGGTGAGCTCGGCCGGCGAGTCCGTCTCGGCGCCGGTGGGCGGGCCGCTGCCGGCCGCGCCGCAGGCCCCCACGAACGCGGTCGCCACCCTGGCGGCCGGTCCGTCGGTCGCGCTCACCTGGCGCGACAACGCGACCAGCGAGGCGTACTTCGTCCTGGAGCGCTCGGTGGACGGCGGGGCGTTCGCGTACCTGTCGGCGCCGCCGGCGCGCAGCAACACCGGCACGGTGACGTTCACCGATCCCGCCGTGTCGAGCGGGCACACCTACCAGTACCGGGTGAGCGCGGTGAACGCGGGCGGCTCGTCGGCCCCGGCGGTCTCGAACGCCGTGACCGTCGTGAGCCCGCCGCTGCCGCCCTCCGGCCTGGCCGGCACCGCGGTGCGCTCCGGGAAGAAGGCGAACGTCACGCTCACCTGGGTGGACGGCTCGACCGACGAGACCGGGTTCGAGCTCCAGCGCGCGACCAACGCGTCGTTCACGGTGGGGCTCAACACCAGCACCCTGGCGGCCAACACCGTCACGGTGACGCAGACGGGCCTGTACCGCGGCGTCACGTACTCCTACCGGATCCGCGCCGTGAACGGCGGCGGGGCGTCCGCCTGGTCGAACGTGGCGACCGTGGTCACGCCGTAG
- a CDS encoding molybdopterin oxidoreductase family protein: protein MPLTRRDFLKASAAASALAGLGLPVDALAAEGGERWVKSVCRYCGTGCGLYVGVRDGKVFAVKGDRDNHNRGLLCLKGFLLPQIMSAPDRCLHPLVRKGGKLVRASWDEAMSLVARRFREAVEAHGPGAVGFYGSGQGLTEETYAANKLFKAGLRTNNVEGNPRLCMASAVGGYLSTFGKDEPMGCYEDIDHADVMLLVGSNAAEAHPILFERMARRKQTGKDVKVIVLDPRRTPTARIADLHLSFTPGTDLAILNAMANVLVAEGLVDEAFLKAHVAFGEGKDVNRAWEDYRAFLAPYTPVRAAELSGARAEDIVTAARWFGEKGRTATSMWCMGLNQRTRGVWANNLVHNLHLLTGKIGLPGSTPLSLTGQPNACGGVRDGGALSHLLPYGRVIANEKHRAEMERLWNVPPGTIQPENGKATMDLFQALEAGDLKALYVMTTNPAQSLPNVDRYRKALEARKAFLVVTEAFHPTRTSELADVVLPAALWAEKEGVYGCTERRYQLLEQAVRPAGEARPDFAILCDLAARLGHGELLPWRRPAEAWDEILTLSKGTAYDFTGMTRARLAESHGLLWPLPSEGHPGTKRRFVKGEDPLVPADAPDRIRFYGRPDARAVVWLRPHQPPAEVTDAAYPLVLTTGRVIEHWHTGTMTRNCKELRHANAESVVELHPDDGKPLGIRTGDEVRVSSRRGAETFKAKLVDGARPGTVFVHMHDPQRMCNRLTIDAVDPVSRQPEFKICAVKIEPVRKA, encoded by the coding sequence ATGCCTCTCACGCGCCGTGACTTCCTGAAGGCCTCCGCCGCCGCCTCCGCCCTGGCCGGGCTCGGGCTCCCCGTGGACGCGCTCGCCGCCGAGGGCGGTGAGCGCTGGGTGAAGTCGGTCTGCCGCTACTGCGGCACCGGCTGCGGCCTGTACGTCGGCGTCCGCGACGGCAAGGTGTTCGCCGTCAAGGGCGACCGGGACAACCACAACCGCGGCCTGCTCTGCCTGAAGGGCTTCCTGCTGCCGCAGATCATGTCGGCGCCGGATCGCTGCCTGCACCCGCTGGTGCGCAAGGGCGGCAAGCTGGTGCGCGCGAGCTGGGACGAGGCGATGTCCCTCGTGGCCCGGCGGTTCCGCGAGGCCGTCGAGGCGCACGGACCGGGCGCGGTGGGCTTCTACGGCTCCGGCCAGGGGCTCACCGAGGAGACCTACGCGGCGAACAAGCTGTTCAAGGCGGGCCTGCGCACGAACAACGTCGAGGGCAACCCGCGCCTGTGCATGGCCTCGGCGGTCGGCGGCTACCTCAGCACGTTCGGCAAGGACGAGCCGATGGGCTGCTACGAGGACATCGACCACGCCGACGTCATGCTGCTGGTCGGGTCGAACGCGGCCGAGGCGCACCCCATCCTGTTCGAGCGGATGGCCCGCCGGAAGCAGACCGGCAAGGACGTGAAGGTGATCGTCCTCGACCCGCGGCGCACCCCTACCGCGCGCATCGCCGACCTGCACCTCTCCTTCACGCCGGGCACCGACCTCGCCATCCTGAACGCGATGGCGAACGTGCTCGTCGCCGAGGGGCTGGTGGACGAGGCCTTCCTGAAGGCGCACGTCGCGTTCGGCGAGGGCAAGGACGTGAACCGGGCCTGGGAGGACTACCGGGCCTTCCTGGCGCCGTACACGCCCGTTCGCGCGGCGGAGCTGTCCGGCGCGCGCGCCGAGGACATCGTCACGGCCGCGCGCTGGTTCGGCGAGAAGGGGCGCACCGCCACGTCGATGTGGTGCATGGGGCTCAACCAGCGGACCCGGGGCGTGTGGGCGAACAACCTCGTCCACAACCTCCACCTCCTGACCGGCAAGATCGGCCTCCCCGGCTCGACCCCGCTGTCGCTCACCGGGCAGCCGAACGCCTGCGGCGGCGTCCGGGACGGCGGCGCGCTCTCGCACCTCTTGCCCTACGGGCGCGTGATCGCGAACGAGAAGCACCGCGCCGAGATGGAGAGGCTCTGGAACGTGCCGCCCGGCACCATCCAGCCCGAGAACGGCAAGGCCACGATGGACCTGTTCCAGGCGCTGGAGGCGGGCGACCTGAAGGCGCTCTACGTGATGACCACCAACCCGGCCCAGTCGCTGCCGAACGTGGACCGGTACCGGAAGGCGCTCGAGGCGCGCAAGGCGTTCCTGGTGGTCACCGAGGCGTTCCACCCCACGCGCACCTCCGAGCTCGCCGACGTGGTCCTGCCGGCCGCGCTGTGGGCCGAGAAGGAGGGCGTGTACGGCTGCACCGAGCGGCGCTACCAGCTGCTCGAGCAGGCGGTCCGCCCCGCCGGCGAGGCGCGGCCGGACTTCGCCATCCTCTGCGACCTCGCCGCGCGGCTGGGGCACGGCGAGCTGCTGCCCTGGAGGCGCCCGGCGGAGGCCTGGGACGAGATCCTGACGCTGAGCAAGGGGACCGCGTACGACTTCACCGGCATGACGCGGGCCCGCCTGGCCGAGTCGCACGGGCTGCTCTGGCCGCTGCCGTCGGAGGGCCACCCGGGCACGAAGCGCCGCTTCGTGAAGGGCGAGGACCCGCTCGTCCCGGCCGACGCGCCCGACCGGATCCGCTTCTACGGCCGGCCCGACGCGCGCGCGGTGGTCTGGCTGCGCCCGCACCAGCCGCCGGCCGAGGTGACCGACGCCGCGTACCCGCTGGTCCTCACCACCGGCCGCGTCATCGAGCACTGGCACACCGGGACCATGACCCGGAACTGCAAGGAGCTGCGCCACGCGAACGCCGAGTCGGTGGTGGAGCTCCACCCCGACGACGGGAAGCCGCTCGGGATCCGGACCGGGGACGAGGTGCGCGTCAGCTCGCGCCGCGGCGCCGAGACGTTCAAGGCGAAGCTGGTGGACGGCGCGCGCCCGGGCACCGTGTTCGTGCACATGCACGACCCGCAGCGCATGTGCAACCGCCTCACCATCGACGCGGTGGATCCCGTGTCCAGGCAGCCCGAGTTCAAGATCTGCGCGGTGAAGATCGAGCCGGTCCGCAAGGCCTGA
- the nrfH gene encoding cytochrome c nitrite reductase small subunit — protein sequence MRKGSSLLSLPVVLLAAAAGAAVGVGGYAFAYAKGTSYLGNDPATCSNCHVMSGHYAGWQASAHHAVATCNDCHTPAATVSKYAVKAENGWHHSMAFTVGGFPDVIRARAESTAVIEGQCRHCHAQIVDAMTGGRDGVSCIRCHASVGHLR from the coding sequence ATGCGCAAAGGAAGCTCCCTCCTCTCCCTGCCGGTCGTCCTCCTCGCGGCCGCCGCCGGCGCCGCGGTCGGCGTGGGCGGATACGCCTTCGCCTACGCGAAGGGCACGTCGTACCTCGGCAACGACCCCGCCACCTGCTCCAACTGCCACGTGATGAGCGGCCACTACGCCGGCTGGCAGGCCTCGGCCCACCACGCGGTGGCCACCTGCAACGACTGCCACACGCCCGCCGCGACCGTCTCGAAGTACGCGGTCAAGGCGGAGAACGGCTGGCACCACTCGATGGCGTTCACCGTCGGCGGCTTCCCGGACGTCATCCGCGCGCGCGCCGAGAGCACCGCGGTGATCGAGGGCCAGTGCCGCCACTGCCACGCCCAGATCGTCGATGCCATGACCGGCGGCCGGGACGGCGTCTCGTGCATCCGCTGCCACGCCTCCGTCGGACACCTCCGCTGA